One Marinifilum sp. JC120 DNA window includes the following coding sequences:
- a CDS encoding aminoglycoside N(3)-acetyltransferase produces MLLGLYRTAVNKLYSLYTPIRRYRANKAMEYKHSRGYNSDFTKNVIPISEVAEKLKQASIMPDDTVFMRCSMPAAQAFQGGAMAFLKELIDYFSPDGTLVMASYTFDKSPIMVLADNPVFDRDTTIDRLNLFSEIFRRTPGVKRSIHPTHSLCAIGKHADWLLADHHKSDFCYSPDSPFARLIEIGAKEISIGVFPTSITFHYMEQFCPKSATVYSDLDTPIMCRIIIDGKEEVSPYKMTDHFERYDMNYKVFENTDAQPKRHYFGTTLDFYTVDLQKRVLAMKQLISEGKFWYADTHKIQSFALRHIIKPMVLAAYFDKIDGKLYPAKKK; encoded by the coding sequence ATGCTACTTGGACTTTACAGAACTGCTGTAAACAAACTTTATTCCCTCTATACGCCCATTAGACGCTACCGAGCCAACAAGGCTATGGAATATAAACACAGCCGAGGATACAACAGCGACTTCACTAAAAATGTAATTCCCATATCCGAAGTTGCCGAGAAGCTCAAACAAGCTAGCATCATGCCTGATGACACCGTCTTTATGCGCTGTTCTATGCCTGCAGCACAAGCATTCCAAGGCGGAGCAATGGCTTTTCTGAAAGAACTGATTGATTATTTCTCACCTGATGGCACATTGGTTATGGCCTCATATACCTTTGATAAGAGTCCGATAATGGTCCTCGCTGATAATCCAGTGTTTGACCGCGATACGACTATTGACAGATTAAACCTGTTCAGTGAGATATTCCGAAGAACTCCTGGAGTCAAAAGGAGTATCCACCCCACTCACTCTCTCTGCGCCATCGGTAAACATGCAGACTGGCTCCTTGCAGACCACCACAAATCCGATTTCTGCTATTCCCCTGATTCACCCTTTGCCCGTCTCATTGAGATCGGAGCAAAAGAAATTTCAATCGGGGTGTTTCCTACCTCTATTACTTTTCACTATATGGAACAATTTTGTCCCAAATCAGCAACAGTATACTCAGACTTGGATACACCAATCATGTGTCGAATAATTATCGATGGTAAAGAAGAAGTTAGTCCATACAAAATGACTGATCACTTCGAACGATACGATATGAACTATAAAGTTTTTGAAAACACTGATGCCCAGCCAAAACGCCATTACTTTGGAACGACACTAGATTTCTATACTGTAGATCTCCAAAAGCGGGTACTAGCAATGAAACAACTTATATCAGAAGGAAAATTCTGGTATGCAGACACGCACAAAATTCAGAGTTTTGCTTTACGACACATCATTAAGCCTATGGTTCTAGCTGCCTATTTCGATAAAATTGATGGCAAACTTTATCCTGCAAAGAAGAAATAA
- the pseI gene encoding pseudaminic acid synthase, whose amino-acid sequence MHDIKINNRKIGPSHPVYIIAEMSANHNQDFDAAVELIHIAKDCGVDAIKIQTYTPDTITLDCDNDYFQIGKGTIWEGRTLYDLYGEAYTPWEWQPKLKEIANSLGLDLFSTPFDSTAVDFLEEMDVPVHKIASFELVDLPLIRKVAATGKPVIMSTGMGTLSEIDEAVRTFREAGGKDLILLKCTSSYPAPYETMNLRTMQNMQETFNVPCGLSDHSMGIEVPVAAVALGACVIEKHFIKSRAEGGPDSSFSLEAHELTAMVESVRNTEKALGKVQYQVTEKEKAGQVFRKSIFISKDIAAGQVLTSENTRCVRPGHGLHTRHYDDVLGKKVNKDTAAGTPVSWDILQ is encoded by the coding sequence ATGCACGATATTAAAATAAATAACAGAAAAATAGGCCCAAGCCATCCGGTATACATAATTGCCGAAATGTCAGCCAACCATAATCAGGACTTTGATGCTGCCGTGGAACTGATTCACATAGCCAAAGACTGCGGGGTTGATGCGATAAAAATTCAGACCTACACCCCGGACACCATTACCCTTGATTGCGATAATGACTACTTCCAGATCGGCAAAGGGACAATCTGGGAAGGCCGGACCTTGTATGACCTGTATGGAGAAGCATACACCCCTTGGGAATGGCAGCCTAAACTTAAAGAAATTGCCAACAGCTTGGGTCTGGACCTGTTTTCCACCCCATTTGATTCCACCGCAGTTGATTTTCTGGAAGAAATGGATGTTCCAGTGCATAAGATCGCATCTTTTGAGCTGGTGGACCTTCCTTTAATCAGAAAAGTAGCCGCAACCGGAAAACCGGTAATTATGTCCACAGGCATGGGCACTCTTTCTGAAATTGATGAAGCGGTAAGAACTTTCCGCGAAGCAGGAGGCAAGGACCTGATTCTGTTGAAATGCACCAGCTCATACCCGGCACCTTATGAAACAATGAACCTGCGCACCATGCAGAATATGCAGGAAACATTCAACGTTCCCTGTGGCCTTTCAGACCATTCCATGGGCATTGAGGTGCCTGTGGCTGCAGTTGCACTTGGTGCTTGTGTTATCGAAAAACATTTCATCAAATCCCGCGCTGAAGGCGGACCGGACAGCTCTTTTTCACTCGAAGCTCATGAGCTAACGGCTATGGTTGAATCTGTAAGGAACACAGAGAAAGCTCTCGGAAAAGTTCAGTATCAGGTCACTGAAAAAGAAAAAGCGGGACAGGTTTTCCGTAAATCCATCTTCATCAGCAAAGATATTGCTGCGGGTCAGGTCCTTACCAGTGAAAACACAAGATGTGTACGCCCCGGACATGGTCTTCATACCCGCCATTATGATGATGTGCTGGGCAAAAAGGTAAACAAAGACACCGCTGCAGGTACACCTGTGAGCTGGGATATTCTGCAATAA
- the pseG gene encoding UDP-2,4-diacetamido-2,4,6-trideoxy-beta-L-altropyranose hydrolase, which yields MKTPAINTAPPLKGKTLLIHANAGPKIGIGHVMRCLALAQEWIRLGGRVEFIGFVEGKDLHDRIKSIGSTLTSLSDGMIPQATLEAILERATTLEPGSWVMVDNYDFNPESQQKLKEKFPRVLLMDDYHHHQEYHACIILNQNIGAQEIAYNADRDCTILAGTDYVMLRNEFRTTTCKTESHENCRVLLTLGGADADNMTQNVLTALESLQRDYLSVTAVLGPANLNRTEIEEFANNSLMPLKVLQSVSNMSELICNSDLIISAGGSTCWEICALEKPMAVIVTAENQKRLTYELGKNGAALNLGNAEGISTNHIAKNISELLDSAKKRNDLARAAHKLVDGNGVERIINMISKEIIFRSAVKKDCEMILEWANDPETRKWSYNQTPIALQEHETWFAARLSEPENIYLIAENGFDEPIGQIRFQKMENGYEVHVLVAKEFRGGGTGSRLIRNASMHLLENKGPQRIMARAKSENIASVKAFEKAGYRITGEQEVCGAPSVVMEFHESMD from the coding sequence ATGAAAACGCCCGCCATCAACACAGCTCCCCCCCTTAAGGGCAAGACCTTACTGATTCATGCCAATGCAGGCCCGAAAATCGGTATAGGTCATGTCATGCGCTGTCTTGCCCTCGCTCAGGAGTGGATCAGGCTCGGCGGAAGGGTCGAATTTATTGGATTTGTTGAAGGCAAAGACCTTCACGACAGGATCAAAAGCATTGGTTCAACTCTGACGTCTCTTAGCGATGGTATGATCCCGCAAGCTACTCTGGAAGCTATTCTGGAACGCGCAACTACCTTGGAACCAGGAAGCTGGGTCATGGTCGATAATTACGATTTCAACCCTGAATCCCAACAGAAGCTGAAAGAAAAATTCCCTAGAGTGCTCTTGATGGATGACTACCATCACCACCAGGAATACCACGCCTGCATAATCCTGAACCAGAATATCGGCGCGCAGGAAATTGCTTACAATGCCGACCGGGATTGCACCATTCTTGCCGGAACCGATTACGTAATGCTGCGTAATGAATTCAGAACTACCACCTGCAAGACTGAAAGCCACGAGAATTGCCGGGTTCTGCTCACCTTAGGCGGGGCGGATGCAGACAATATGACCCAAAATGTACTTACCGCACTGGAGTCCCTGCAACGTGATTATCTTTCAGTGACTGCCGTACTGGGACCGGCCAACCTCAATCGAACGGAAATTGAAGAATTTGCCAATAATTCGCTCATGCCCCTTAAAGTCCTGCAAAGCGTCAGTAACATGTCGGAGCTGATTTGCAACAGTGACCTAATTATCAGTGCTGGAGGTAGTACCTGTTGGGAAATATGCGCCCTTGAAAAACCTATGGCTGTTATTGTGACCGCCGAGAATCAAAAACGGCTTACCTACGAACTGGGCAAAAACGGTGCCGCACTGAATTTGGGCAATGCCGAAGGGATCAGCACCAATCATATTGCAAAGAACATTTCAGAGCTTCTGGATTCCGCGAAGAAACGGAATGATCTGGCCCGTGCAGCTCACAAACTGGTCGACGGTAACGGAGTCGAACGCATTATAAACATGATCTCCAAAGAAATTATTTTTAGAAGTGCAGTCAAAAAAGACTGTGAAATGATTCTCGAATGGGCCAATGATCCTGAGACCCGCAAATGGAGCTACAATCAGACCCCCATTGCACTACAGGAACATGAAACATGGTTTGCAGCACGACTTTCTGAGCCTGAAAACATATACCTTATTGCTGAAAATGGTTTTGACGAACCTATAGGACAAATCCGGTTCCAGAAAATGGAAAACGGCTATGAGGTTCATGTTCTGGTTGCCAAAGAATTCAGGGGCGGCGGAACCGGGTCTAGACTGATCAGGAATGCAAGCATGCACCTGCTAGAAAATAAAGGCCCCCAACGGATTATGGCCCGGGCTAAATCCGAAAACATCGCCTCAGTAAAAGCATTTGAAAAAGCAGGTTACCGGATCACTGGTGAACAGGAAGTCTGCGGAGCTCCAAGCGTAGTAATGGAATTTCATGAATCCATGGATTAA
- the hisF gene encoding imidazole glycerol phosphate synthase subunit HisF, giving the protein MLKKRVIPTLLYRDYGLIKGVAFDSWRHVGSLMQSISVYNMRDVDELVFLDITATNENRSPDFNLVDDFADSCFMPLTIGGGISSIEDVGRLLEVGADKIAINSAAIKDPNLVTQIANKYGAQCVVASIDYKKEADGTYQVYTNSGKNSTGKTPLELAKILAESGAGEIMLTSIDLDGTMDGYCLDVSREIIEAVNVPVIVSGGAGSYQHMAQALELGASAVAAASIFHFTEQTPKEARKFLHENGFHVRI; this is encoded by the coding sequence ATGTTAAAAAAAAGAGTTATTCCAACACTTCTATACCGGGACTACGGACTGATCAAAGGGGTTGCTTTTGATAGTTGGAGGCATGTCGGCTCACTAATGCAGTCCATCAGTGTCTACAACATGCGCGATGTGGATGAGCTGGTCTTTCTGGATATAACAGCCACAAATGAAAACAGGTCACCGGACTTCAATCTTGTGGATGATTTTGCAGACAGCTGCTTTATGCCTTTGACCATCGGTGGCGGAATCAGCTCTATTGAAGACGTCGGCAGGCTGCTTGAGGTCGGAGCTGACAAGATTGCCATTAACTCAGCTGCAATCAAGGACCCCAATCTGGTTACGCAGATTGCCAACAAATATGGAGCTCAATGCGTTGTAGCCTCAATTGATTACAAAAAAGAAGCTGACGGCACATATCAAGTTTATACAAATTCAGGAAAAAACAGTACCGGAAAAACGCCGCTTGAACTGGCCAAAATTCTGGCCGAAAGTGGAGCCGGTGAAATCATGCTGACTTCCATCGACTTAGACGGAACCATGGACGGCTACTGCCTAGATGTTTCCAGAGAAATAATCGAAGCGGTTAATGTTCCGGTTATCGTATCCGGCGGTGCGGGCTCATACCAACACATGGCACAGGCTTTGGAACTGGGTGCTTCCGCCGTTGCAGCGGCAAGTATTTTCCATTTCACAGAACAGACGCCCAAAGAAGCACGTAAATTCCTGCATGAAAACGGATTCCATGTACGGATCTGA
- the hisH gene encoding imidazole glycerol phosphate synthase subunit HisH, whose protein sequence is MAIVKYDSGNVDSVCKAVSTLGAKPVLTDDENIFKIVDACILPGVGAFGDAMGSLRRKNLPEILKQHIVDEGVPLLGICLGMHLLASKGFEHGEHEGLEFIPGTVEKMKPLADECIPHVGWNNVEHKGHALFEDIAPGKDFYFVHSYHFAAQDDSNILATTPYCGNFTSVVGKGNIFGAQFHPEKSQATGMQLLKNFLNMEIC, encoded by the coding sequence ATAGCTATCGTCAAATATGATTCCGGGAATGTGGATTCGGTATGTAAAGCCGTCTCCACTCTCGGAGCAAAACCTGTGCTGACAGATGACGAAAACATTTTTAAAATTGTTGACGCATGCATTCTTCCGGGCGTAGGCGCATTCGGCGATGCCATGGGGAGCCTGCGCAGAAAGAATCTACCGGAAATTCTCAAACAGCACATCGTGGATGAGGGAGTACCCTTGCTGGGTATATGTCTCGGCATGCACCTCCTCGCCTCAAAAGGCTTTGAACACGGGGAACACGAAGGCCTCGAATTTATTCCGGGAACAGTCGAAAAGATGAAACCTCTTGCTGACGAATGCATCCCCCATGTGGGCTGGAACAATGTTGAACACAAAGGGCATGCCCTCTTTGAGGACATTGCGCCGGGCAAAGATTTCTACTTCGTACACAGCTACCACTTTGCAGCACAAGACGATAGCAACATTCTGGCAACCACACCTTACTGCGGGAATTTTACATCCGTTGTAGGCAAAGGAAACATCTTCGGAGCCCAGTTCCATCCTGAAAAAAGTCAGGCCACGGGTATGCAGCTGTTGAAAAACTTTTTGAACATGGAAATCTGCTGA
- a CDS encoding N-acetyl sugar amidotransferase — translation MRYCKKCMMPETKPDLWFDDDGLCCACLYFDERNEVNWDERKKELANILDQYRNTGGSNYDCIIPCSGGKDSTYQALTMLEMGMNPLCVTASTDRLSEIGRRNIENIKELGVDYIEVSTNPVIRRKINKIALEQVGDISWPEHVTIFTIPIRIAVQMKIPLIIWGENSQNENGGPANQANDKYLTRRWLEEFGGLLGLRVSDLVGQDGIQEKDLIQYTYPSDEELKEVGVTGLFLGHFLPWDGLSNALIAQAVGFETYPTVVEGSIVNYENLDNQQMRIHDYFKFLKYGYSRPTDWACWHIRRGRMGRDVAKKVLDKHEGKFPWEYLGCKLETILEELNMTLDEFQAICDKFTNKRIFKTDRQGNLLRDSHNNLIRINTDNVD, via the coding sequence ATCAGATACTGCAAAAAATGTATGATGCCCGAAACAAAGCCGGACTTGTGGTTTGACGATGACGGTTTGTGCTGTGCCTGCCTTTATTTTGACGAACGTAATGAAGTCAATTGGGATGAGCGCAAAAAAGAACTTGCAAACATCCTTGACCAATACCGCAATACCGGTGGAAGCAACTACGACTGCATTATCCCCTGCAGCGGGGGTAAGGACAGTACCTACCAGGCCTTAACCATGCTTGAAATGGGCATGAATCCGCTTTGTGTAACCGCTTCCACAGACCGGCTTTCCGAAATCGGACGCCGCAACATCGAGAATATTAAAGAACTCGGCGTTGACTACATAGAAGTATCGACCAATCCGGTAATTCGCAGAAAAATAAATAAAATAGCTCTGGAGCAAGTCGGTGATATATCGTGGCCCGAACATGTAACTATTTTTACCATTCCCATCCGTATCGCCGTACAAATGAAAATCCCCCTTATTATCTGGGGTGAAAACTCACAGAATGAAAACGGCGGCCCGGCAAACCAGGCAAATGACAAATACCTTACCAGACGCTGGCTTGAGGAATTCGGGGGGCTACTGGGACTACGTGTTTCCGATCTTGTTGGACAGGACGGCATTCAGGAAAAAGACCTCATCCAATACACCTATCCTTCTGATGAAGAACTTAAAGAAGTGGGCGTAACCGGCCTTTTCCTAGGACATTTTCTGCCTTGGGACGGTCTTTCCAACGCCCTCATTGCGCAGGCTGTAGGTTTTGAAACTTATCCTACCGTTGTTGAAGGATCCATCGTCAACTATGAAAACCTCGACAACCAGCAGATGCGCATCCACGACTATTTCAAATTCCTAAAATACGGATACAGCCGCCCCACAGACTGGGCATGCTGGCACATCAGAAGAGGCCGTATGGGCAGGGATGTGGCTAAAAAAGTCCTGGATAAACACGAAGGTAAATTCCCTTGGGAATATCTGGGATGCAAGCTTGAAACTATCCTTGAGGAATTGAACATGACTTTGGATGAGTTTCAGGCAATTTGCGACAAATTCACCAATAAACGCATTTTCAAAACTGATCGCCAAGGGAACCTGCTGCGAGACAGTCACAACAACCTGATCAGGATCAACACGGACAACGTGGACTAG
- the pseF gene encoding pseudaminic acid cytidylyltransferase, translating into MNIAIIPARGGSKRIKNKNIKNFAGKPIIHYSIAAAVESGLFSHVIVSTDSDEIVEMAEKCGAIAPFRRPAELSDDYTPTAPVLMHAIDWALENGIKAKYACCIYPTAPLVRPADLQDGFGLLESKNAHSVISVTTFPFPILRALRINDKGFTEMFWPEHETTRSQDLPEAYHDAGQFYWVNCEKFRKNQQFYSKETLPVILPRNLVQDIDTLEDWETAEMKFEILKRNDQYFKTI; encoded by the coding sequence ATGAATATAGCCATCATCCCAGCCCGTGGCGGAAGCAAGCGGATCAAGAATAAGAACATTAAAAATTTCGCCGGCAAACCGATTATCCATTATTCAATTGCAGCCGCAGTTGAAAGCGGATTGTTCAGCCATGTCATAGTCTCAACCGACTCTGATGAAATTGTCGAAATGGCTGAAAAATGCGGTGCCATTGCCCCGTTCAGGCGTCCTGCGGAGCTTTCGGACGACTACACCCCCACAGCTCCGGTCCTGATGCATGCCATAGACTGGGCCTTGGAAAACGGGATTAAAGCAAAGTACGCATGCTGCATCTACCCCACAGCACCACTTGTGCGTCCAGCAGACCTTCAAGACGGATTCGGGCTTTTGGAATCAAAGAATGCCCACTCGGTAATTTCGGTAACGACCTTCCCGTTTCCTATCCTTAGGGCGCTAAGAATAAACGATAAAGGTTTTACTGAAATGTTCTGGCCGGAGCATGAAACAACAAGGTCACAGGATTTACCGGAAGCATACCATGACGCCGGGCAGTTCTACTGGGTAAACTGCGAAAAATTCAGGAAAAACCAGCAGTTTTACTCAAAAGAGACACTGCCGGTAATCCTGCCGCGCAATCTGGTGCAGGATATCGACACCCTTGAAGATTGGGAAACGGCTGAAATGAAATTTGAGATTTTAAAAAGAAACGATCAGTATTTTAAAACGATCTAA
- the pseC gene encoding UDP-4-amino-4,6-dideoxy-N-acetyl-beta-L-altrosamine transaminase produces MGNSKNIPYGRQSIDERDIKAVTDALTSGWLTTGPKVAEFEQAIAEISGVAHGVAVNSGTAALHAAMFAFDVKEGDEVIVPPMTFAASANCVAYMGATPIFADVDPDTLLIDPAEVEKKITPRTKGIIAVDYAGQPCDYESLRNIADKHGIFLAADGCHSIGGSLNAKPVGSLADITLYSFHPVKHMTTGEGGMAVADNAEYDKRMRIFRNHGITADFRQRDGWFYEMQELGFNYRITDFQCALGLSQLARLPEWVERRREIAAMYDREFTAMDGLNPLGKQEGAAHAYHLYVINLEGKNRSEKRKAVFDYLRGHGLGVQVHYIPVHLHPYYKNKFGTHEGMCPVAEKAYEGLISLPMFPLMEDEDVVQIVETVQAALREG; encoded by the coding sequence GTGGGTAACTCTAAAAATATTCCATACGGTCGCCAGTCAATTGACGAGCGAGATATTAAAGCCGTTACAGATGCACTGACATCAGGCTGGCTGACCACCGGTCCAAAAGTAGCCGAGTTCGAGCAGGCAATCGCCGAGATATCCGGCGTAGCCCACGGAGTGGCTGTAAACAGTGGCACCGCAGCCCTACATGCTGCCATGTTCGCCTTTGATGTAAAAGAAGGAGATGAGGTCATTGTTCCGCCAATGACCTTTGCCGCTTCCGCCAACTGCGTTGCCTATATGGGGGCAACCCCGATATTTGCGGATGTTGATCCTGATACCCTGCTCATCGATCCCGCTGAAGTGGAAAAGAAAATTACCCCCAGGACAAAAGGGATCATCGCAGTTGATTACGCAGGTCAGCCCTGTGACTATGAATCCTTGCGCAACATTGCGGACAAGCACGGAATATTCCTTGCCGCAGACGGTTGCCACTCAATTGGCGGAAGCCTGAACGCTAAACCGGTCGGTTCACTGGCAGACATAACCCTGTACAGTTTTCATCCGGTCAAGCACATGACCACCGGGGAAGGTGGTATGGCGGTAGCCGACAACGCTGAATACGACAAGCGCATGCGCATTTTCCGAAACCACGGTATCACTGCTGATTTCAGGCAGCGTGACGGCTGGTTCTATGAAATGCAGGAACTGGGCTTCAACTACCGGATTACTGATTTTCAGTGCGCACTCGGTCTAAGCCAGCTCGCCCGGCTCCCGGAATGGGTTGAAAGAAGACGCGAGATTGCCGCCATGTACGACAGGGAATTTACGGCAATGGACGGCCTTAACCCGCTTGGAAAGCAAGAAGGTGCAGCCCATGCCTACCACCTTTACGTGATCAATCTGGAAGGTAAAAACCGCAGCGAAAAACGCAAAGCCGTTTTCGACTATCTGCGCGGACACGGTCTCGGCGTACAGGTCCATTATATTCCGGTCCACCTGCACCCCTATTACAAAAACAAATTCGGAACTCATGAAGGCATGTGCCCTGTTGCGGAAAAAGCATACGAAGGATTGATCTCCCTGCCCATGTTCCCGCTCATGGAAGACGAAGATGTTGTGCAGATTGTTGAAACCGTGCAGGCTGCTTTGCGGGAAGGATAA
- the pseB gene encoding UDP-N-acetylglucosamine 4,6-dehydratase (inverting), with protein MFNGKNIMITGGTGSFGHKCVKMILEKYSPKRLIIYSRDEFKQYEMSRKFSDKEFPCMRYFIGDVRDKERLYRALKGVDYLIHAAAMKQVPASEYNPFEAIKTNIIGAQNLINTAIDVGVKKVIALSTDKAVSPVNLYGATKLCSDKLFVAGNLYAGSEDTKFSVVRYGNVVGSRGSVVPLFQKQKETGTLTITDPRMTRFWTTLDDAVQFVLDGFERMIGGEIFVQKIPSMKIADLAKAMGPDCEQKIIGIRPGEKLHEMMISADDARNTAEFDGYYVIKPDTGFMTEQAEMIGGTPVADEFEYTSDGNVDWVDEEGLIKMISTIDIDH; from the coding sequence ATGTTTAATGGAAAAAACATCATGATCACCGGTGGGACAGGTTCTTTCGGACATAAATGTGTTAAAATGATTCTTGAAAAATACTCTCCAAAGAGATTAATCATCTACAGCCGTGACGAATTCAAACAATATGAGATGTCCCGCAAATTCTCCGACAAAGAATTTCCCTGCATGCGCTACTTCATCGGCGATGTGCGCGACAAGGAAAGACTGTACCGAGCGCTTAAGGGAGTGGACTACCTGATCCATGCCGCTGCTATGAAACAGGTACCCGCTTCAGAATACAACCCATTTGAAGCCATCAAAACCAACATCATCGGTGCTCAGAACCTTATTAACACTGCTATTGATGTCGGGGTAAAAAAAGTAATCGCGCTCAGCACTGATAAAGCAGTCAGCCCGGTCAACCTCTACGGTGCCACCAAGCTCTGCTCCGATAAGCTTTTTGTGGCTGGAAACCTTTACGCCGGCTCCGAGGACACCAAATTCAGCGTCGTCCGTTACGGAAACGTAGTTGGCAGCCGAGGCAGCGTTGTTCCACTTTTCCAGAAACAAAAAGAAACCGGAACCCTGACCATCACCGATCCGCGCATGACCCGCTTCTGGACTACCCTTGATGATGCAGTACAATTCGTTCTTGACGGTTTTGAAAGAATGATCGGCGGCGAAATTTTTGTTCAGAAAATTCCGAGCATGAAAATTGCCGACCTGGCCAAAGCCATGGGCCCGGATTGCGAACAGAAAATCATTGGCATCCGCCCCGGTGAAAAACTGCATGAAATGATGATTTCCGCAGATGATGCCCGCAACACAGCTGAATTCGACGGTTACTATGTAATCAAACCCGACACAGGTTTTATGACCGAACAGGCAGAAATGATCGGCGGAACTCCCGTTGCTGATGAATTTGAATATACTTCAGACGGTAACGTAGACTGGGTGGACGAAGAAGGATTGATCAAAATGATTTCAACCATAGATATAGACCATTAG